The sequence ATAAGGATTTTTGAGGTTAAAGACTTATAAAACTACAAATAATAATTGAGCTGTCTTTTCATAATTACCATTTACAAATTTATTACCGCAGTTCTTCTTTATTTTGAAATAACTATTCCCAAGAATGTTGTTTATGTGCTCCGTCACAAAATGGTTTTTTGGCACTATCGCCACAACGACAAAATGCTGTGACTTTTGATTTTTGCTCTTCATAACCATGGTCATAAGTTACCGAAAGGGTGCTATAAACCATTAAAGGACCATTTTTAACAATCTCAACTTTAGTATTTTCAGCGCTATTTTCTGAAGGGTTTTCAACATTCCCAGTAGCATTCATAAAATAACTTAAGGCGCCACTATGGCAATTGCCAACAGTTTTAATGATTTTTTCAGTTGAAGAATTTTCAGTTTGTATCCATGGTTTTTCTTTAGGTTTAAAAACTTCAGGTAAACCATGCACGCAGTTTGCGGAATGTATGGAAAGAGTAGGTTTCCAAACTGCTGTAAGTTCGCCGTTCGTGTATTTTATCGCTTTTTCCATATTATAAATTTACAAAAAATATGAAAGCACTGTTGGTTTGAGTATTTTTACTTAAAATAATTAAATTATGAAAAGAATATTTTACATCTCCCTTATTGCAATTACATTAATTTCCTGTAACAATAAAAATTCTAAAAAAACTGAAATTGAACCTTTAATTTCCGAAGAAAAATTAACAACCGCTGAAAAAATAGCCAACGCCAACGGTAATGAAAACTGGAAAGACGTTTCAGAAATAGCGTTCACTTTCAACGTAGATCGTGGTGAAAATCATTTTGATCGATCTTGGATTTGGAAGCCTAAAACGGGAGATATCTCATCAATTTCTTCTGAAGGTATCTCTGAAAATTACAACCGCTCAACAATGGACAGCTTAACTAAGCAAACCGATGCCGGATTTATTAACGACAAATACTGGCTATTGGCTCCTTTTCAGCTTGTTTGGGATGCAGGCACCACTTTTTCAGAAAAAGAAAATGTTGAAGCTCCAATTTCAAAGGAAACATTAAATCAACTTACCATTGTCTATAAAAATGAAGGAGGCTATACTCCTGGCGATGCTTATGATTTTTTCTACGATAAAAACTTCAAAATAAAAGAGTGGATTTATAGAAAAGGAAACGCCGAAGAACCTTCAATGATAACAACTTGGGAAGATTATGAAAACTTCAACGGACTTGAAATAGCCAAAACGCATAAAGACAGTACGGGTAATTTCAAATTGTATTTTACAAATATTTCAGTTAAAAAAGAAGCTAAAAATTAATTGCTATTTTTGTGAAAAGCTGAAAAAACACAACCTACACGAATGTTCCAAAACAATATAGAATACGCTAGAAAACAAGATGCCGAGGATTCCTTAGCTTCATTCAGAAATAAATTTCACATTCCAAAAAACGATTTTGGGGAAGAAATGGTTTATCTCTGCGGAAATTCCCTCGGATTACAACCAAAAATTACTTCAGAATATATTCAGGAAGTCTTAAATGATTGGGCAAAGTTTGGAGTTGAAGGTCACACCGAAGCAAAAAATGCTTGGCTTCCGTACCACGAATTTTTAGCCGAAAATATGGCGAAAATCGTTGGCGCGAAACCTTCGGAAGTTGTTGTGATGAACACTTTAACTACCAATCTTCATTTAATGATGGTTTCGTTTTACCAACCCACAAAAACGAAATATAAAATTGTGGTGGAAAGTGATGCTTTCCCGAGTGATAAATACGCTGTGGAAAGTCAGTTGAAGTTTCACGGAGTAGATATAAAAGATGCTCTAATTCTCTGGAAACCCAGAAAGGGCGAAGAACTCTGCCGTTTTGAAGATTTAGAAGAAATAATGAAACAACACGGAAACGAGATTGCTTTATTAATGATTGGAAGCACCAATTATTACACAGGCCAATCTTTTCCGCTGAAAAAAATTACCGAACTCGGTCATAAATATAAGTGTATGGTTGGTTTTGATTTGGCGCACGGCGCAGGAAATATTCAACCAAATCTTCACGAAACCGGAGCCGATTTCGCCGTTTGGTGCACCTATAAGTATTTAAACAGCGGCCCTGGAAGTTTGGGCGGATGTTTTGTTCACGAACGCCACGCCAACAACGAAAAATTAAACCGTTTTGCAGGTTGGTGGGGACATAACAAAAAAACGCGTTTCAATATGCGAAAAGATTTTGATGCGCTTCCTGGTGCTGAAGGCTGGCAATTAAGCAATCCACCAATACTTTCAATGGCTGCAATTAGAGCTTCTTTAGACACTTTTGCAGAAGCTGGTTTCGAAAACATTCGGAAGAAATCTGAAAAACTTACAGGTTATTTAGAGTTTCTATTGGACGAAATGAAAAACGAAGCCATCAACGTAATTACACCTAGAAACCCTGAGGAACGCGGTTGTCAGCTTTCAATACAAGTGAAAAATGCTGACAAAAGATTACATACAAAACTAACCGAAGCTGGCGTAATCAGCGATTGGCGCGAGCCAGACGTAATTCGTATTGCTCCTGCCCCACTTTATAATAGTTTTGAAGATGTTTTTAAGTTTTCTGAAAAGCTGAAAGAAGTATTGAAAAAATGACATAAGACTCATTCACATAGGATGTAGGACTAATAATCTGCAATATTTGTCCTACGTCCTAAATCCTACCGTCTTATGTCCAAAAAAATAAAATATGAGTAAAAACCAAAATATCCTAATCATCGGCGCTGGCCTCTGCGGAAGCCTTCTTGCTTTACGAATGGCACAACGCGGCTTTCAAGTAACTTTGGTTGAAAAACGACCCGATTTACGAAAAATCATACAAGACGCTGGACGTTCTATAAATCTAGCTTTAAGTGATCGCGGTTTACGCGGCTTACGTATAGCAGGCGTTGAAGAAGCTGCAAAAAAACTCTGCATCCCAATGAACGGGCGAATGATTCACGATAAGGCTGGTAACACTTTTCTAAGTCCTTATAGCGGTAGAAAAAATGAATATATAAACTCAGTTTCTCGTCCTGGTTTGAACATGCTTTTGTTAGACGAAGCAGAAAAAATGCCTAACGTAAAAATCATTTTCAACCATGCTTGCGAAAATGTGGATTTGGAAAATGCTTCAGCTGTTTTTAAAGAATTTAATTCCGATAAGGAGATAACCATTTCTGCAGATGTAATTTTTGGAACCGACGGCGCAGGCTCTGCGGTTCGTAAAAATATGTATGAAAACCACAAATTTCTCTTTAGCTTTTCGCAACAATGGCTTGGTCACGGCTATAAAGAACTCGAAATTCCAGCTGCTGAAAATAACGGTTACAGAACTTATAAAAACGCTTTACATATTTGGCCTCGAGGTGAAGATATGTTGATTGCACTACCAAATTTGGACGGAAGTTTTACCGTAACACTTTTTCTACCTTATGAAAACAACGACTATTGTTTCGCCAATTTGACAACGCCAGAAATGGTTCACGAATATTTCAACAAAGAATATCCAGATGTGGTCGAAATGATTCCAAACCTTTCAGAAGAATTTTTCAACAACCCAATCGGCCCGCTCGGAACCGTAAAATGTTCCCCTTGGAATAGCTTCGGAAAAGTGCTATTGCTGGGCGATGCCGCACACGCAATAGTTCCTTTTTATGGGCAAGGAATGAACGCTTCCTTTGAAGACGTTGTGGTTTTTGATGAAATTCTCGAGAAATATGCTTCGGAAGAAAACATTAATTGGAACACAATTTTAAAGGAATACGAGTCGAAGCGAATAAATGACACAGACGCAATTGCAGATTTAGCGGTAGATAATTTCCACGAAATGAAAGAGCACACCGCTATGGAAATCTTTCAAAATAAAAGAAAGCTAGAAACCGCTTTTGAAGCCGAATTTCCTGAAGAATATTACAGCAAATATTCTTTGGTTACCTTTAAAGAATCAATAAGTTACTCCGAAGCAATGAAACGCGGAAGAGCTCAGGACAAAGCAATTTTGAATCTTTTGGATGATGGGAAACTCACAGAAGAAATGTCTTTAAAAGAAAAACTAGAGCTAGTAAAAAAAGAAACCCAAGCCATTCTTCACGATGATGAAGTGGCGTTTGGATAAAACATAAAATTATGAGTAACAAAAGCAGATTAGTAGAAGGAAAAGCTACGCCAAGAGGCGCATATCCGCACATTAAGCGTGCAGGAGATTTTTTATTTGTTAGTGGAACGAGTTCACGTTTGCCCGACAATACTATTGCGGGCGTGAATAAAATTGACGAAATGGGCACAATGCATTTCGATATTAAGGAACAAACGCGAGCCGTTCTAGAAAACATAAAAGATTACCTAGCCACTGAAGGCGCTACGATGGCAGATATTGTGGACGTAACCAGCTTTTTGGTAAATATGAATGATTTTGGAGGTTACAACCAAGTGTATTCAGAATATTTTAATAAGGAAACGGGTCCAGCTAGAACTACTGTTGCAGTGCATCAATTGCCACATCCGCAGTTGATAGTTGAGATTAAGGCGATGGCTTATTTTCCAGTTAAGGGAAATAAGTAACAGTTGGCAATAACAGTAATCAGTAAAAATAAGACCTAACAGGTTCTTAAAACCTGTTAGGTCTGAAACAAAATTTATATTGAAAATCCTAAACTACATAAACGGCGAATACGTTGAACCACTTTCAAAAAAATGGTTGGATAACTATAATCCGTCCAACGGCGAAGTGTATTCCCAAATAGCTAATTCAAATCAAGAAGATATTGAAAGTGCATACCAAGCCGCAAAAGAGGCTTTCCCAAAATGGAGTAATACAACCATCGACGAACGGAGCCGCATTCTTCTGAAAATCGCAGATTTAATCGAAGAAAAGTTAGTCGATTTGGCTGAAGCAGAAACAAAAGACAACGGCAAACCACTTAGTTTAGCATTGTCCGTTGACATTCCGAGAGCATCTTCAAACTTTCGGTTTTTTGGAAATGCAATCACCCAATTTTCAAGTGAAGCTCACGAAAGTATAGGTTTAAATACTATGAATTTTACCTTGCGCCAACCTATTGGGGTTGTGGGCTGTATTTCACCTTGGAATCTTCCACTTTATTTATTTTCTTGGAAAATCGCTCCAGCAATCGCCGCCGGAAACTGCGTTATTGCAAAACCCAGCGAAGTTACTCCAATGACCGCTTTTCTTTTAGGCGAAATCTGCACCGAAGCAGGTTTGCCAAAAGGTGTTTTGAATATTGTTCACGGCACGGGACCTTCTGCCGGCCAATCTATTGTTGCACATAAAAACATTAAAGCAATTTCCTTTACCGGCGGAACAAAAACCGGCGAACACATTGCTCGAACTGCCGCTCCAATGTTCAAAAAACTATCGTTGGAACTAGGTGGAAAAAACCCAAACCTCATCTTCGCAGATTGCGATTATGATAAAATGCTCGCAGTTACGGTTCGTTCTTCCTTCGCAAACCAAGGCCAAATCTGCCTTTGCGGAAGTAGAATTTTTGTTGAAAAACCGATTTTCGAAAAATTCAAAAAAGATTTTGTTGAAAAGGTAAAGCAACTGAAAATCGGAAATCCGTTTGATGCTGAAACGAATATTGGAGCTTTAGTTTCCAAACCTCATCTCGAAAAAGTAGAATCATATATTAAAATTGCCGAAAAGGAAGGTGGTAAAATACTGTACGGAGGAAATCGAGTAACAGTAAAAGATTTAGAAAACGGTTATTATTTAGAGCCAACAATTATCGAAGTTTTTGACGATCAATGTCGTGTAAATCAAGAAGAAATTTTCGGCCCAGTTGTTACAATTATGTCTTTTGAAACTGAAGAAGAAGTATTGCAAATGGCTAATTCGGTTAAATATGGCTTATCTTCCACACTTTGGACAACCGATTTAAACCGCACAATGAGAATTTCAAAAGAAATTGAAGCGGGAATAGTTTGGGTAAACACTTGGCTAAACCGTGATTTACGAACTCCCTTCGGCGGAATGAAAGACAGCGGCGTGGGTCGTGAAGGCGGATTTGAAGCACTTCGGTTTTTTACTGAGACGAAGAATGTGTGTATAAAATACGATTGAAAACGAAACTCAAATCGAAAACGAATACTGAATACTGAATACTGAATACTGAATACTGAATACTGAATACTAAAAAATATGAATTTAGACTTAACAGATAAAAACGCCCTAGTCTGCGGCAGTACCGCAGGAATTGGAAAAGCAACTGCAATTAAACTTGCCAAACTTGGAGCAACCATAACTTTGGTGGCTCGCGATCAAGAAAAGTTGAAGGAAACATTAATAGAACTTCCTCACGACAAAGGCCAAAAACACAACTATTTTGTAGCAGATTTCACCAATCCACAACAGTTAAAGGACAAAGTGGAAGTCGCGGTTTCCAACAAAATTTTTCACATTTTGGTGAATAATACAGGTGGTCCAAAAGGCGGCCCGATCTTTTCAGCAGGAACTGACGAATTTGAAAAAGCATTTTCAATGCACGTAGTTTGCAACCAAATTTTGGCACAAGCCGTAGTTCCTGGAATGAAGGAGGCTGATTACGGAAGGATAATAAATATAATATCAACTTCAGTAAAACAACCAATTGACGGACTTGGTGTAAGCAACACCATTCGTGGGGCAGTTGCCAGTTGGAGCAAAACAATGGCTAATGAATTGGGACAGTATGGAATTACCGTAAACAACGTATTGCCAGGTTTTACAGCGACAGATAGATTGGAAGATATTGTTGGCAACGCTGCAAAACGGATGGATAAAACCGAAAAAGAAGCTAGCGATTTTATGAAAAACTTAGTTCCCGCAAAACGCTTTGCGCAACCTGGCGAAATTGCAAATGCTGTGGCATTTTTGGCTAGTGAAGCTGCAAGCTACATCAACGGAATTAATCTTCCAGTTGA comes from Aequorivita sublithincola DSM 14238 and encodes:
- a CDS encoding (4Fe-4S)-binding protein; translated protein: MEKAIKYTNGELTAVWKPTLSIHSANCVHGLPEVFKPKEKPWIQTENSSTEKIIKTVGNCHSGALSYFMNATGNVENPSENSAENTKVEIVKNGPLMVYSTLSVTYDHGYEEQKSKVTAFCRCGDSAKKPFCDGAHKQHSWE
- the kynU gene encoding kynureninase, with protein sequence MFQNNIEYARKQDAEDSLASFRNKFHIPKNDFGEEMVYLCGNSLGLQPKITSEYIQEVLNDWAKFGVEGHTEAKNAWLPYHEFLAENMAKIVGAKPSEVVVMNTLTTNLHLMMVSFYQPTKTKYKIVVESDAFPSDKYAVESQLKFHGVDIKDALILWKPRKGEELCRFEDLEEIMKQHGNEIALLMIGSTNYYTGQSFPLKKITELGHKYKCMVGFDLAHGAGNIQPNLHETGADFAVWCTYKYLNSGPGSLGGCFVHERHANNEKLNRFAGWWGHNKKTRFNMRKDFDALPGAEGWQLSNPPILSMAAIRASLDTFAEAGFENIRKKSEKLTGYLEFLLDEMKNEAINVITPRNPEERGCQLSIQVKNADKRLHTKLTEAGVISDWREPDVIRIAPAPLYNSFEDVFKFSEKLKEVLKK
- a CDS encoding FAD-dependent oxidoreductase is translated as MSKNQNILIIGAGLCGSLLALRMAQRGFQVTLVEKRPDLRKIIQDAGRSINLALSDRGLRGLRIAGVEEAAKKLCIPMNGRMIHDKAGNTFLSPYSGRKNEYINSVSRPGLNMLLLDEAEKMPNVKIIFNHACENVDLENASAVFKEFNSDKEITISADVIFGTDGAGSAVRKNMYENHKFLFSFSQQWLGHGYKELEIPAAENNGYRTYKNALHIWPRGEDMLIALPNLDGSFTVTLFLPYENNDYCFANLTTPEMVHEYFNKEYPDVVEMIPNLSEEFFNNPIGPLGTVKCSPWNSFGKVLLLGDAAHAIVPFYGQGMNASFEDVVVFDEILEKYASEENINWNTILKEYESKRINDTDAIADLAVDNFHEMKEHTAMEIFQNKRKLETAFEAEFPEEYYSKYSLVTFKESISYSEAMKRGRAQDKAILNLLDDGKLTEEMSLKEKLELVKKETQAILHDDEVAFG
- a CDS encoding RidA family protein → MSNKSRLVEGKATPRGAYPHIKRAGDFLFVSGTSSRLPDNTIAGVNKIDEMGTMHFDIKEQTRAVLENIKDYLATEGATMADIVDVTSFLVNMNDFGGYNQVYSEYFNKETGPARTTVAVHQLPHPQLIVEIKAMAYFPVKGNK
- a CDS encoding aldehyde dehydrogenase — its product is MKILNYINGEYVEPLSKKWLDNYNPSNGEVYSQIANSNQEDIESAYQAAKEAFPKWSNTTIDERSRILLKIADLIEEKLVDLAEAETKDNGKPLSLALSVDIPRASSNFRFFGNAITQFSSEAHESIGLNTMNFTLRQPIGVVGCISPWNLPLYLFSWKIAPAIAAGNCVIAKPSEVTPMTAFLLGEICTEAGLPKGVLNIVHGTGPSAGQSIVAHKNIKAISFTGGTKTGEHIARTAAPMFKKLSLELGGKNPNLIFADCDYDKMLAVTVRSSFANQGQICLCGSRIFVEKPIFEKFKKDFVEKVKQLKIGNPFDAETNIGALVSKPHLEKVESYIKIAEKEGGKILYGGNRVTVKDLENGYYLEPTIIEVFDDQCRVNQEEIFGPVVTIMSFETEEEVLQMANSVKYGLSSTLWTTDLNRTMRISKEIEAGIVWVNTWLNRDLRTPFGGMKDSGVGREGGFEALRFFTETKNVCIKYD
- a CDS encoding SDR family oxidoreductase, with the translated sequence MNLDLTDKNALVCGSTAGIGKATAIKLAKLGATITLVARDQEKLKETLIELPHDKGQKHNYFVADFTNPQQLKDKVEVAVSNKIFHILVNNTGGPKGGPIFSAGTDEFEKAFSMHVVCNQILAQAVVPGMKEADYGRIINIISTSVKQPIDGLGVSNTIRGAVASWSKTMANELGQYGITVNNVLPGFTATDRLEDIVGNAAKRMDKTEKEASDFMKNLVPAKRFAQPGEIANAVAFLASEAASYINGINLPVDGGRTKSL